In the genome of Leptolyngbya sp. CCY15150, one region contains:
- a CDS encoding calcium-binding protein, translated as NGTEENDALDGGEGDDTLNGGGGDDRLLGGEGNDTVNGGTGNDILNGGNGDDRLLGGEGNDRLLGGEGNDTLNGGTGDDRLVGGSGNDILLGGDGSDRLLGEVGNDRLL; from the coding sequence TGAATGGCACTGAAGAGAATGACGCCTTGGATGGCGGCGAAGGGGATGACACCCTAAATGGCGGCGGTGGGGACGATCGCCTCTTGGGGGGCGAGGGGAACGATACTGTGAATGGCGGTACCGGTAATGACATCTTAAATGGCGGCAACGGAGACGATCGCCTCTTGGGGGGCGAGGGAAATGATCGCCTCTTAGGGGGCGAGGGGAATGACACCTTGAATGGCGGCACCGGGGACGATCGCCTTGTGGGTGGATCTGGCAACGATATCCTACTCGGCGGCGATGGAAGCGATCGCCTCTTAGGAGAAGTCGGTAACGATCGCCTCTTG